A part of Biomphalaria glabrata chromosome 3, xgBioGlab47.1, whole genome shotgun sequence genomic DNA contains:
- the LOC106055393 gene encoding NF-kappa-B inhibitor alpha-like, whose product MDYHHHAFRDIETDGDSSSKKCIKSTFNDDKIDSGLDSLQWESIDSGACRSHEVEEGDPQKSNCDVELRRLENDISDMTIDPTNVCDSGLDEVDLIEIRDEELNLDDNWVSPSFSPQRVVEIFQGDEDGDTHLHLSIIHGLPQVTMQIIGLAPDLDWLNQTNSLLQTPLHIAVITRQTSVVRRLICAGASIDVRDQLGNTPLHTACRLGFEDVVRMLLMPVKYEETRQNKYIVPFQRFPQDLESRNYEGLTCLHLASIGEHLHVMKLLLASGANINTAEGKSGRTVLHFAAEWGNLDLLKFVLSQKDVNVNAKTYAGLTPFFLALGRQHEDITEELARCGAVCDTMILSDDSDLDVSDEEMADERPTFRSFGALPQRVCQNTYG is encoded by the exons atggaTTATCATCATCATGCATTTCGAGATATTGAGACCGACGGCGATTCGAgttcaaaaaaatgtattaagtcTACTTTCAATGACGATAAAATCGATTCTGGACTGGATTCTCTTCAGTGGGAATCTATCGACTCTGGAGCATGTCGTTCACATGAGGTGGAAGAAGGTGATCCTCAAAAAAGTAACTGTGATGTCGAATTGAGGCGGTTAGAAAATGATATCTCGGACATGACGATTGATCCAACTAATGTGTGTGATTCAGGTCTCGATGAAGTGGACTTAATAGAAATCAGAGATGAAGAGTTAAATTTGGATGACAATTGGGTATCGCCGTCATTTTCACCACAGAGAGTTGTTGAAATATTTCAAGGAGATGAAGATGGAGACAC tCATCTTCATTTGAGCATCATTCACGGACTTCCACAAGTGACAATGCAAATCATTGGATTAGCCCCTGACCTGGATTGGCTAAATCAAACCAACAGCCTTTTGCAAACACCATTACACATTGCAGTCATCACCAGACAGACAAGTGTTGTGAGAAGGCTCATATGTGCAGGTGCATCTATTGATGTTAGGGACCAGTTGGGCAACACACCTCTGCACACAGCTTGCAGGTTGGGCTTTGAGGATGTGGTTAGAATGTTGCTTATGCCTGTTAAATATGAGGAAACCAGACAGAATAAATACATTGTTCCTTTTCAAAGATTTCCACAAGATCTCGAGTCCAGAAATTATGAAG gtCTAACTTGCCTGCATTTGGCTTCTATTGGAGAGCATTTACATGTGATGAAGCTATTATTAGCATCTGGTGCCAACATAAACACAGCCGAAGGCAAGAGTGGCAGGACAGTTCTTCATTTTGCTGCTGAGTGGGGCAACTTGGACTTGTTAAAGTTTGTGCTTTCTCAGAAAGATGTGAATGTGAATGCAAAGACCTATGCAGGATTAACCCCATTCTTTTTAGCACTAGGTCGTCAACATGAAGATATAACAGAAGAACTGGCCAGATGTGGGGCTGTATGTGATACTATGATATTAAGTGATGATTCTGACCTAGATGTTTCAGATGAAGAAATG gctgATGAGAGACCCACATTTCGATCTTTTGGGGCTTTACCTCAAAGAGTTTGTCAGAATACCTAtggataa